The genomic segment CAGGGAGCGGTGCTGGCCATCGCCGGCATGTACGTCGTCGTCAATCTGCTGACGGACCTTGCGCAGGCGCTCGTGCATCCGCGGCTGCGCGAAGCGGCGCACGGCGCCTGAGAGCAGGCACGATGGCGATCCGGCGCGGAACCTCGCTGTCCCTGGCGCTCGGCGCCGGCGTCATCGCGATCGTGGCAGTGGCCGCGCTCGTCGCGGATGTCGCCGCGCCCGCGCCCAATGCCATCGCGCTGGAACACGGGTTGACGCCCCCGCACGTCGAGCATCCGCTCGGTCAGGACAAGCTCGGCCGCGACGTGCTCGGGCGCCTGATGCACGGCGCGCGCGTCTCGCTGCTGGTGGCGCTGGGAACGGTGGCCGTATCGGTATTCATCGGTGTGGGCGTCGGCGCAGTGGCCGGCTTTGCCGGAGGTGCCCTCGACTTCTGGCTCATGCGCCTGGTCGACGTGCTGCTGGCCTTCCCTGGCCTGCTGCTGACCATTGCGCTGGCGGCAGCGCTCGGCGCAGGCCTCGGCAATCTCGTTCTGGCGCTGTCGGTGATCGGATGGACCGGCTATGCCCGCGTCGCACGCGCCGAGGTGATGGCGCTTCGCGGGCGTGAGCACGTCGAGGCGGCCATCGCGCTCGGCGCACGGCCGCGGCGAGTGCTGGTGCGTCACGTCCTTCCGATGGCGGTGGCGCCGCTGCTCGTGCAGGCCGTGTTCGGCATGGCCGGGGCGGTGGTGGCCGAGGCCAGCCTGTCGTTTCTGGGGCTGGGCGTGCAGCCGCCCACGCCGTCGTGGGGATCGATGCTCGCCGAGGGCCGCTCGTTCCTGATCGAAGCACCCTATCTCACCGTCGCACCGGGCATCGCCATCACGCTGCTGGTGCTGGGCCTGAACCTGCTCGGCGACGGCCTGCGCGACCTGCTCGACGTGCGGATGAAGTGACGTCCGTGGCGCCGAGCGTCTCAGCGGTTGCTGCCGGCAAGCGCGCCCGACCGCATCGCGGGCTCGAGCACGAACACGACGGCCAGCGCCGGCACCAGCATGATGCAGCCGATGGCGCTGGCCATGCCCGGATAGCCGAAGCCGGCAAAGTAGTAGAGCAGCGGCGGCAGCGTTCGGTTCGTGACCTGGATCAGCATCGCGAACGCGAACTCATCCCAGGACAGGAGAAAGACCAGGATGGCCGCCGCGCCGAGCGAGGGACGTACGAGCGGCAGCGTCACGCGCAGGAACAGGCCCAACTCGCTGGCTCCGTCGAGCCTGGCCGCGTGCTCCAGGTCCTGGGGAACCTCACGGAAAGCCTGGCGCAGCACCAGGAAGGCGATCGGAATGGCCGCCAGCGTGTGCGCGAGCACGAGCCCGAAACCGCTCGGGTGGTTGTAGAGGCCGGCGTGCACGAACAGCGCGGCCATCGGTACGGCCAGCGCGATGGACGGAAAAAGGCGCGCCACGACCGTGGCGGCATCCAGCGGCCGCTCCAGCGATCGCCTTCTTGCCGACAGGTATGCGGCGGGCAGCACCAGCGCGAGCGTGAGCACGACGGTGCAGACGGCGACGAGCAGGCTCAGCGCCAGGCCCAGCATCAGCTCCTGACCTTCGAGCAGCACGCGGAAGTTCTCGAGCGTCAGCGTCTGCGGCAGCCAGGTCGGCGGCCACGCGAAGCTCTCCTGCTCGGGCGTGACGGCCTGCTTGAAGATGAGCGCCAGCGGCGCCAGGTCGGCGAACGCGATGGCCGCTGCCGTCAGCGAGATGGCGATACCGCGGCGCCCGCTCATTCCTCGATCCTTCGCCGCAGCAGCGGAATGATCAGGAGCACGCTCATCATCGCCAGCAGCATCGATGCCGCTGCAGCGCCCGGCTCGTTGCCGTAGTCGGACCACTGGTGGTACGCGTACGTCGACAGCACGGGCGCCCCCTCGACGCCCGCGAGCACCAGCGGCGTTGCGAACATCCGCAGCGCATCCAGTCCGCGCAGCAGCACGGCCGAGACGATCACCGGCCGCAGCCACGGCAGCGTGATGTGCACGAAGCGCGTCCAGCCGCGCGCGCCGTCGAGCAACGCGGCTTCGTGCATGCCCGGCGGCATGGACGCCAGCCCCGCCAGCAGCATCAGGAACACGATGGGCGTGACGTGCCACGCGTCGACGAGCACGACCGTCGCGTAGGCCGCCGTGCTTCCCGGCGCCAGCCATTCCACCGGCGCGATGCCGGCCGCGACCAAGGCGGCGTTGGCGTAGCCGCGCGGCGCGAAGATGCTGCGCATCATCGTAAGGAACACGACCTCGGGCAGCGCC from the Candidatus Limnocylindrales bacterium genome contains:
- a CDS encoding ABC transporter permease — translated: MAIRRGTSLSLALGAGVIAIVAVAALVADVAAPAPNAIALEHGLTPPHVEHPLGQDKLGRDVLGRLMHGARVSLLVALGTVAVSVFIGVGVGAVAGFAGGALDFWLMRLVDVLLAFPGLLLTIALAAALGAGLGNLVLALSVIGWTGYARVARAEVMALRGREHVEAAIALGARPRRVLVRHVLPMAVAPLLVQAVFGMAGAVVAEASLSFLGLGVQPPTPSWGSMLAEGRSFLIEAPYLTVAPGIAITLLVLGLNLLGDGLRDLLDVRMK
- a CDS encoding carbohydrate ABC transporter permease: MSGRRGIAISLTAAAIAFADLAPLALIFKQAVTPEQESFAWPPTWLPQTLTLENFRVLLEGQELMLGLALSLLVAVCTVVLTLALVLPAAYLSARRRSLERPLDAATVVARLFPSIALAVPMAALFVHAGLYNHPSGFGLVLAHTLAAIPIAFLVLRQAFREVPQDLEHAARLDGASELGLFLRVTLPLVRPSLGAAAILVFLLSWDEFAFAMLIQVTNRTLPPLLYYFAGFGYPGMASAIGCIMLVPALAVVFVLEPAMRSGALAGSNR
- a CDS encoding sugar ABC transporter permease gives rise to the protein MNQSPQPGAPAPSARAAPAWTAGPPLVLAAPMLLYFAAFLLYPAIYAIKLALTDPFSGRAPVADNFVAMWNDALFWRALVGNLVLPATSVALELVAGLALALFLHQRFAGRRLLRTIVILPLALPEVVFLTMMRSIFAPRGYANAALVAAGIAPVEWLAPGSTAAYATVVLVDAWHVTPIVFLMLLAGLASMPPGMHEAALLDGARGWTRFVHITLPWLRPVIVSAVLLRGLDALRMFATPLVLAGVEGAPVLSTYAYHQWSDYGNEPGAAAASMLLAMMSVLLIIPLLRRRIEE